A stretch of the uncultured Desulfobacter sp. genome encodes the following:
- a CDS encoding NAD-glutamate dehydrogenase domain-containing protein translates to METSIKNSVSPGTYIIKQAKLVNLNPSLLYEAVIDLSAQGLITADCINRAAGILLYDLGLHPYFFETITKDLLTNILSSIAKGLRVRDDCVDLFPWVADIDFSLWENKHAPRVRIATAETRHAMESMLDSQLVGHRREYYYNPEKEYYTYVFWAETVLDMPADKLSGSRFLFDLDRKYDQTPRLTRNRYEMFLETVESEVTPVIEMFPLADTAETRFMFNSDFEKPQMALLRRLFSDHGLTITRAYWEPYRTKAGVPSSICSLYVTGDLSGSLEEVIIDDLRAFLSFRVSEIIRLYVDGRLSFRQMLFAGNAVDFTHMFIYKERGTHGDKEIMDSLENADHKAAFASRVHESNKFTYVSRKIMETVCAHPDLVKLLFKLFDDRFNPAGPCDCDEEKLNSARAGFEQTLAVRFMDNPLGRDIFSFMFKFICATLKTNFYKSKKRSFAFRMDNRILDPLVFEQFVFGVFYVNGHYAGGTHLRADDIARGGLRMIRVTPGNHALELDNAVMLNYALGPKAQRLKHKDICESGSKGVVVPHPLYASYSMQALYDYTDGIMDLMLPDVDVVDLYKKPEMIFFGPDEGTAPLMDKVALRAKDRGYDYWRTITTGKSFGIPHDTYGILDNGDVFGLLAHDEDSTELAVNGKTEMIASDMGDIWQRIGNRITVSGMTTTSVMGAFRTMIDHYGVQEAELNLMMTGGPDGDLGANEIQCYKGKICLIIDGGSILFDPDGLDRQALTQIAFMRHTAPRVNSLGFPAEKLGPKGFMVPLKGKDITLPDGTLVADGAVFHRNFLTDPANRKYIEQANIQAFIPCGGFKDTIKRDNVRAFTENFAELRFIVEGANVFFDDAARRFIASSTGIKQIKDSSANKGGVFSSAVAEVLTAFLLEDDYEERLLEHVETRWALIRDIMDLVAAYAQAETSMLIRIHESDPSVPLFVLSEKTSEEIFAFQRVVADNIDEIASDEDFLWKVLKTYIPKVLAQGMGKDAVLQIMNAEKLKSYRNAIITKKIASMAFYRHGTNWEAYVQKAVGDFAGAMADLFNDGK, encoded by the coding sequence ATGGAAACCAGCATCAAAAATTCAGTTTCACCAGGTACTTATATCATTAAGCAAGCCAAACTCGTTAACCTTAACCCAAGTCTTTTGTATGAAGCGGTCATTGATCTCTCCGCCCAGGGATTGATCACTGCCGACTGCATTAACCGGGCAGCCGGTATCCTGTTGTATGATTTGGGCCTGCATCCCTATTTTTTTGAAACCATTACCAAGGATTTATTAACCAATATATTGTCCTCCATTGCCAAAGGGCTCAGGGTCAGAGACGACTGTGTTGATCTGTTTCCCTGGGTGGCGGATATTGATTTTTCTCTTTGGGAAAACAAGCATGCCCCGCGGGTGCGTATTGCCACCGCCGAAACCCGGCATGCCATGGAATCCATGCTGGACAGCCAGTTGGTGGGGCACCGCAGGGAATACTATTATAATCCGGAAAAAGAGTACTACACCTATGTGTTCTGGGCCGAAACCGTTCTAGATATGCCGGCCGATAAGCTGTCCGGATCTCGTTTCCTTTTTGACCTGGACAGAAAATATGACCAGACCCCCCGACTAACCCGCAACCGTTACGAAATGTTTCTGGAAACCGTGGAAAGTGAGGTGACCCCGGTAATCGAGATGTTTCCCCTGGCCGATACGGCCGAAACCCGGTTCATGTTTAATTCTGATTTTGAAAAGCCCCAGATGGCGTTGTTGCGCAGGTTATTTTCAGACCATGGCCTGACCATCACCCGGGCATACTGGGAGCCCTACCGCACCAAAGCAGGGGTGCCCTCGTCCATCTGCTCTCTTTATGTTACCGGCGATTTGTCCGGAAGCCTGGAAGAGGTGATTATTGATGATCTGCGGGCATTTTTAAGTTTCAGGGTTTCAGAAATCATTCGCCTTTACGTGGATGGGCGCTTAAGTTTCAGGCAGATGCTTTTTGCCGGAAATGCCGTGGATTTTACCCATATGTTTATTTATAAGGAACGGGGTACGCACGGTGACAAAGAGATCATGGACAGCCTGGAAAATGCCGATCACAAGGCGGCCTTTGCGTCCAGGGTTCACGAATCCAACAAGTTTACCTATGTGTCACGCAAAATTATGGAGACCGTCTGCGCCCATCCTGACCTGGTGAAGTTGCTGTTTAAGCTGTTTGACGACAGGTTCAATCCTGCAGGTCCCTGTGATTGCGATGAGGAAAAATTGAACAGTGCCCGGGCCGGGTTTGAGCAGACCCTGGCTGTGAGATTCATGGACAACCCCTTGGGTCGGGATATTTTTTCTTTCATGTTTAAATTTATCTGCGCCACACTTAAAACCAATTTTTATAAATCAAAGAAGCGCTCCTTTGCGTTCAGGATGGACAACCGGATTCTGGATCCCCTGGTCTTTGAGCAGTTTGTGTTCGGTGTTTTTTATGTTAACGGCCATTATGCCGGCGGCACCCATCTTAGGGCTGATGACATTGCCAGGGGCGGACTTCGCATGATCCGGGTTACCCCGGGCAATCATGCCCTGGAGCTGGACAATGCCGTGATGCTCAATTATGCGTTAGGGCCCAAGGCCCAGCGCCTGAAACACAAGGATATCTGCGAAAGCGGATCCAAAGGGGTGGTGGTTCCCCATCCCTTGTATGCCTCCTACAGCATGCAGGCCCTGTATGATTACACCGACGGCATCATGGATCTTATGCTGCCTGATGTTGACGTGGTGGATCTTTATAAAAAACCGGAGATGATCTTCTTTGGTCCGGATGAAGGCACCGCACCATTGATGGATAAGGTGGCGCTGCGGGCAAAGGACCGGGGATATGATTACTGGCGCACCATTACCACGGGTAAAAGTTTCGGCATCCCCCATGACACCTATGGCATCCTTGACAACGGAGACGTGTTCGGGTTGCTGGCCCATGACGAAGATTCAACGGAACTTGCCGTTAACGGAAAAACCGAAATGATTGCCTCGGACATGGGTGATATCTGGCAGCGTATCGGCAACAGGATTACGGTCAGCGGCATGACCACCACCTCGGTCATGGGGGCTTTTCGTACCATGATAGATCACTACGGGGTCCAAGAGGCGGAGTTAAATCTGATGATGACCGGCGGTCCGGACGGTGACCTGGGTGCCAATGAGATTCAGTGTTACAAAGGCAAAATTTGCCTGATTATTGACGGCGGATCTATTTTATTTGATCCGGACGGTCTGGACCGGCAGGCATTGACGCAAATCGCTTTCATGCGCCATACCGCTCCCAGGGTAAATTCTTTGGGGTTTCCTGCGGAAAAGCTTGGGCCCAAAGGCTTTATGGTGCCCCTGAAAGGTAAGGATATTACCCTGCCCGACGGCACCCTGGTGGCGGACGGGGCCGTATTCCATCGAAATTTTTTGACGGATCCGGCTAACCGTAAATATATTGAACAGGCAAATATTCAGGCTTTTATTCCCTGTGGCGGGTTCAAGGATACCATCAAACGGGACAATGTCCGGGCCTTTACCGAAAATTTTGCCGAGTTAAGATTCATCGTGGAAGGGGCCAATGTCTTTTTTGACGATGCCGCCCGGCGCTTTATTGCCTCATCCACGGGTATCAAACAGATAAAAGATAGCTCTGCTAATAAAGGCGGGGTGTTCTCCTCTGCCGTGGCCGAGGTGCTTACTGCGTTTTTGCTGGAAGATGATTACGAAGAGCGCCTCCTGGAACATGTGGAGACCCGTTGGGCGTTAATCCGGGATATCATGGATCTTGTGGCCGCCTATGCACAGGCTGAAACCTCCATGCTCATCCGTATCCACGAATCAGATCCCAGCGTGCCGCTGTTTGTTCTGTCCGAGAAGACCAGCGAAGAGATTTTCGCTTTTCAAAGGGTGGTGGCCGATAATATCGATGAGATTGCGAGCGATGAAGATTTTTTATGGAAGGTGCTCAAAACCTATATCCCCAAAGTACTGGCCCAAGGTATGGGCAAAGATGCCGTTTTGCAGATCATGAATGCGGAAAAGCTCAAATCTTACCGAAATGCGATCATTACTAAAAAAATTGCTTCCATGGCATTCTATCGCCATGGTACAAATTGGGAAGCATATGTTCAAAAGGCAGTTGGCGATTTTGCAGGTGCCATGGCGGATCTTTTCAACGACGGAAAATAA
- a CDS encoding MaoC/PaaZ C-terminal domain-containing protein: MPLNTVFLPAGRDRVVVMDTPLPIPKVFMKLISLSMVRPTTLAKDAVLKKICMVYPGVAIDIDRVNRFKQVCGYDTNRSGVPAAYIQSLFISIMSRFISSSYFPISPMGLIQTGQSFELTQAVSPGLKLDLYCRILDMTRTEKGIVSRFLMEAAVAGDHAEKKAFAQSDEKELVWHGIATYLTRSNARKPKGKNQPSRDIHLPAKEIIDVSANTGRRYAAVSRDFNPHHLYTWTALPMGFKQPIAHGIWSMARAGASLEKAAGYPALTGMDGNLKLPIFMPARITLGYTFSGTNARFELRDKAQGVPHLKGSFRFSPTKI; this comes from the coding sequence ATGCCCCTGAATACCGTGTTTTTGCCTGCAGGCCGGGACCGGGTGGTTGTCATGGATACCCCGCTCCCAATCCCTAAAGTATTTATGAAACTGATAAGCCTGTCCATGGTTCGTCCCACAACCCTGGCCAAAGATGCGGTGCTTAAAAAAATCTGCATGGTGTATCCCGGAGTCGCCATTGATATAGATCGGGTAAACAGGTTCAAGCAGGTGTGCGGATACGATACAAACAGATCAGGTGTGCCGGCAGCGTATATTCAGTCCCTGTTCATCAGCATAATGTCGCGGTTCATATCATCTTCATATTTTCCCATCAGCCCCATGGGACTGATCCAGACCGGCCAGTCTTTTGAACTGACACAGGCTGTGTCACCTGGGCTGAAACTGGATCTTTACTGCCGGATTCTGGATATGACCCGGACGGAAAAAGGCATTGTCTCCCGGTTTCTTATGGAAGCGGCCGTAGCCGGTGATCATGCTGAAAAAAAGGCGTTTGCACAATCAGATGAAAAAGAGTTGGTATGGCATGGCATTGCCACCTATCTCACCCGGTCAAACGCCCGGAAACCAAAGGGAAAAAATCAACCGTCCCGGGACATACACCTGCCCGCAAAGGAAATCATTGATGTGTCGGCCAACACCGGCCGGCGCTATGCCGCCGTATCCCGGGATTTCAACCCCCATCATCTTTATACATGGACAGCCCTGCCCATGGGCTTTAAACAGCCCATTGCCCACGGCATCTGGAGCATGGCCCGGGCCGGCGCAAGTCTTGAAAAGGCTGCGGGTTATCCAGCACTCACGGGTATGGACGGAAATTTGAAACTGCCGATTTTCATGCCGGCTCGAATCACCCTGGGATACACTTTTTCGGGAACAAATGCCCGGTTTGAACTGCGGGACAAGGCCCAAGGTGTCCCGCACCTGAAAGGCAGTTTTCGCTTTTCTCCAACAAAAATCTGA
- a CDS encoding PilZ domain-containing protein: MMTLLNFKISDELKSELQKTREKAGLQQEDFISAMLARFKESQSEIDTESPIYKELAKVKQFFAQSERLVANFMELAANEKIQAEKKAKEIIDAAQKKIAGLEEKIQGLKGLNQSHETKISEQGKIISGLQKKAETLKTLEKDWSEKENELNTRIAELDAKETVITDRINEIFKLEQQLALANQQSESDQDLIKDLKSRVDNLQSEIANLEEKSAKAQATLASEKSVLTKRIDENQATNAEEYERLTDTAFSLEEDFIDLESRKFKRKKVTFEIDVLVEGRLIKTNTKDISASGILVQTKKNIEKYKKAKMVFSIPGIEKPFKLEGRVVRSTGSNIAIEFDEKSPEFQFSLNNKIWQLVHN, encoded by the coding sequence ATGATGACACTATTAAATTTCAAAATCAGTGACGAGTTAAAATCCGAGCTTCAAAAGACCCGAGAAAAGGCGGGTTTGCAGCAGGAAGATTTTATATCCGCAATGTTGGCGCGATTTAAAGAGAGTCAGTCAGAGATTGATACTGAATCACCGATATATAAAGAACTGGCTAAGGTAAAACAGTTTTTTGCACAAAGTGAACGGTTGGTGGCTAATTTCATGGAACTGGCAGCCAACGAGAAGATACAAGCTGAAAAAAAAGCCAAAGAAATCATAGATGCGGCTCAGAAAAAAATTGCTGGCCTCGAAGAAAAAATTCAAGGCTTAAAAGGACTGAATCAGAGCCATGAAACCAAAATTTCAGAACAGGGGAAAATCATCTCAGGTCTTCAAAAAAAAGCAGAAACCCTCAAGACACTAGAAAAAGACTGGTCCGAAAAAGAAAACGAACTCAATACCCGGATAGCTGAATTAGATGCGAAGGAGACAGTTATAACGGATCGTATCAATGAAATATTTAAACTGGAACAACAACTTGCCCTGGCTAATCAACAATCTGAATCAGATCAAGACCTCATCAAAGATCTAAAAAGCCGGGTTGATAACCTTCAAAGTGAAATCGCCAACCTGGAAGAAAAGTCAGCTAAAGCTCAAGCCACGCTTGCTTCTGAAAAATCAGTCTTAACAAAAAGAATTGATGAGAACCAGGCGACAAACGCGGAAGAATATGAACGGTTAACGGATACGGCATTCTCTCTGGAAGAAGACTTTATAGATCTTGAGAGTCGGAAATTTAAGCGTAAAAAAGTTACTTTCGAAATTGATGTTCTAGTTGAGGGCCGTTTGATTAAAACCAATACGAAAGATATTAGTGCCAGTGGTATTTTAGTGCAAACAAAAAAAAATATCGAGAAATATAAAAAAGCCAAAATGGTATTTTCCATACCCGGGATAGAAAAACCATTCAAACTGGAAGGACGCGTGGTCCGTTCAACTGGAAGTAATATTGCGATAGAATTTGATGAAAAGTCGCCGGAGTTTCAATTCTCTCTTAATAATAAGATTTGGCAATTAGTCCATAATTGA
- a CDS encoding ABC transporter substrate binding protein yields MLKDRWIEIWGGHLFLTVDRFAFSAMFMICIMSYPIMSDVCQAKENGKKSHILYINSYHPGYCWSDDIESGLTEQLKFKTKDSELSIEYLDSKHFAGRDVQAKIADLLNIKYANYIFDLVIVSDNAAFDFAVEYRKRLFQGVPIVFCGYNGFRPEALKNLSNITGVNEETDIKGLIDTALCIQPQIRTLAFILSTKDISSKKITEKTEELIIQEYSNKYKIILLKDAPIVQIKKTLTQIPNESALFLIGLSSDICAGRTLTPLSHGRLISAASPIPIYTFWNFYLNTGVLGGKIIRGYDQGKAAADMALQILNGKSAERIPILMKSPTRYIFDYTAMKRFKIAIDALPNNSIVMNRPDCFYETNKQIVWTAIIAFTGLVAFMIVLTFNIIRRKHVEIELQHQRDNLEKTVKEKTAALMASNKALTDSEGRFRSLSDASFEGILITSDAIIIDLNKPLEKMFGYTSKEAAGRKVIDFIVPDERQKIQNKIVSDDEKPFETLGLKKDGTTIPIEVHGKIASYKNQKARVTAIRDLTEQRRAEKEIKKLQGLLPICASCKKIRDDKGYWNQIEAFVQEHSDASFSHGICPECSDKLYGNDEWYIEMKKKKAKK; encoded by the coding sequence ATGCTTAAAGACAGATGGATTGAAATTTGGGGCGGTCACCTTTTTTTAACTGTGGATAGGTTTGCCTTTTCGGCCATGTTTATGATCTGCATCATGTCCTACCCCATCATGTCCGATGTATGTCAAGCCAAAGAAAATGGAAAAAAGAGCCACATCCTTTATATCAATTCTTATCATCCGGGATACTGTTGGAGTGATGATATCGAAAGTGGACTTACTGAACAATTAAAATTTAAAACTAAGGATAGCGAGCTGTCAATTGAGTATCTTGACAGTAAGCACTTCGCCGGCCGTGACGTTCAGGCAAAAATCGCAGATCTCCTTAACATTAAATATGCTAATTATATATTTGATCTGGTAATTGTTTCCGACAACGCTGCCTTCGACTTTGCCGTTGAATATCGGAAACGTCTATTTCAGGGGGTTCCAATTGTTTTTTGTGGGTATAATGGCTTTCGTCCGGAGGCTCTCAAAAATCTGAGCAATATCACCGGCGTTAATGAAGAAACGGATATTAAAGGCCTGATTGATACAGCCCTATGCATTCAACCCCAAATTAGAACGTTGGCTTTTATCTTGTCCACAAAGGATATCAGCAGTAAAAAAATTACTGAAAAAACTGAAGAACTGATTATCCAAGAATACAGCAATAAATATAAAATCATCCTTTTGAAGGATGCTCCAATAGTTCAAATCAAAAAAACGCTCACCCAAATCCCAAATGAATCAGCATTATTCTTGATTGGACTATCAAGCGATATATGTGCAGGTCGTACACTGACGCCGCTATCGCATGGCCGGCTAATATCTGCAGCCAGTCCAATACCTATTTATACTTTCTGGAATTTTTACCTTAACACCGGGGTATTGGGAGGAAAGATCATAAGAGGCTATGATCAGGGGAAAGCGGCAGCGGACATGGCGCTTCAGATTCTGAACGGAAAAAGTGCTGAGCGTATTCCAATTTTGATGAAATCGCCAACAAGATACATTTTTGATTACACAGCAATGAAGCGTTTTAAAATAGCTATAGATGCGCTACCCAATAACAGTATTGTAATGAACCGACCCGATTGCTTTTATGAAACAAATAAACAAATTGTATGGACTGCGATTATTGCGTTTACAGGACTTGTTGCTTTCATGATTGTCTTGACTTTTAATATTATTCGCAGAAAACATGTGGAAATAGAACTACAGCACCAGCGTGACAACCTTGAAAAAACAGTTAAAGAGAAAACTGCGGCACTGATGGCATCCAACAAGGCACTGACGGATAGTGAGGGAAGATTTCGCTCTCTTTCAGACGCCTCTTTTGAAGGCATTCTCATTACAAGCGATGCAATAATAATTGATCTTAATAAACCTTTAGAAAAAATGTTCGGCTATACAAGTAAAGAAGCTGCTGGAAGAAAAGTGATTGATTTTATAGTGCCTGATGAACGGCAGAAGATTCAAAATAAAATAGTGTCAGATGATGAGAAACCTTTCGAGACGCTTGGATTAAAAAAAGACGGCACAACCATCCCCATTGAAGTTCATGGCAAAATAGCATCATACAAAAACCAAAAGGCTAGAGTTACAGCGATTAGAGACCTCACTGAACAAAGAAGAGCAGAAAAAGAAATCAAAAAATTGCAAGGGTTATTACCGATCTGTGCCTCTTGCAAAAAAATAAGGGATGACAAGGGCTACTGGAATCAAATTGAGGCTTTTGTTCAAGAGCATTCGGATGCTTCCTTCAGTCACGGCATCTGCCCGGAATGCTCTGATAAATTATATGGTAACGATGAGTGGTACATTGAAATGAAAAAGAAAAAAGCTAAGAAATAA
- a CDS encoding DMT family transporter — MGSAFALACAFFWAFAVILFKKAGESFSPIALNIYKSIVAMVLIGMTMLVMGIPFFPDAAPRVWWLLILSGLFGVTLADIFYFSSLNHLGAGMVAVVECLYLPCVLVFSYILLGERMGFWGIIGSALVLCAILVGALPLKDLTSENFGKGQNMWGICAGVLAMMFVALGIVIAKEVLDQTDVFWATFVRVAAGLVGLIPIVLCHPERIRFARELKFSKAWLNAFPATVSGNYIALVLWVAGMKYTTASRAAVLNQMSTIFIFILATVWLKEKMTAQRLAAIVLAVAGAYLVILN; from the coding sequence ATGGGTTCTGCATTTGCGCTGGCATGCGCATTTTTCTGGGCCTTTGCCGTTATCCTGTTTAAAAAGGCAGGGGAAAGCTTCTCGCCCATTGCCCTGAATATTTACAAAAGTATTGTGGCCATGGTTCTGATCGGCATGACCATGCTGGTCATGGGCATTCCGTTTTTCCCTGATGCGGCACCTCGTGTATGGTGGCTTCTTATCCTGTCGGGATTATTCGGCGTTACCCTGGCCGACATATTTTATTTTTCCAGCCTGAACCACCTGGGTGCCGGCATGGTGGCAGTGGTGGAGTGCCTGTATCTGCCCTGCGTTCTGGTATTTTCCTACATCCTCTTAGGCGAACGAATGGGGTTTTGGGGGATCATCGGAAGTGCCCTTGTTCTTTGCGCCATTCTGGTAGGCGCGTTGCCCCTAAAGGATTTAACCTCCGAAAACTTCGGCAAAGGCCAAAATATGTGGGGAATTTGTGCAGGCGTCCTTGCCATGATGTTCGTGGCGCTGGGGATCGTGATTGCCAAGGAAGTACTGGACCAGACCGATGTTTTCTGGGCCACCTTTGTCAGGGTGGCTGCCGGGTTAGTCGGCCTTATACCCATTGTGCTGTGCCACCCGGAACGAATACGGTTTGCCCGGGAGCTTAAATTTTCAAAAGCCTGGCTCAATGCCTTCCCGGCAACGGTGAGCGGGAACTACATTGCCCTGGTGCTCTGGGTGGCGGGAATGAAATACACCACGGCATCCAGGGCCGCGGTCCTGAACCAGATGTCCACCATCTTTATATTTATCCTGGCCACGGTGTGGCTCAAGGAAAAAATGACGGCCCAGCGGCTTGCCGCCATTGTGCTGGCTGTAGCCGGGGCGTATCTTGTAATCCTTAATTAA
- the gdhA gene encoding NADP-specific glutamate dehydrogenase, whose protein sequence is MGTIMDIVSGRDPYEKEFHQAVFEVMGSVKPVLDKNPEYRHAGIMERIVEPDRVIQFRVPWVDDQAQVQVNRGFRIQMNSAIGPYKGGLRFHPSVNLSILKFLAFEQVFKNALTTLPMGGGKGGSDFDPKGKSDFEVMRFCQSFMTELFRHIGHNTDVPAGDIGVGAREIGYLFGMYKKLQNEFSGVLTGKALNWGGSLIRPEATGYGSVFFADEMLGTRNDSLKNKVCLVSGAGNVAQYTTQKINQLGGKVVTLSDSTGYIYDEEGIDESRLQWVMYLKNVKRARIKEYIEKYPKAQYTAIDATQDHNPLWNHKADCAFPSATQNEINVKDARNLVNNGVYLVCEGANMPSTPEAIDIFLDNKLLYAPGKASNAGGVAVSGLEMSQNSMRIKWSRDEVEAKLKGIMQSIHHACLDAAEEYGTPGNYMNGANIAGFVKVADAMMDQGIV, encoded by the coding sequence ATGGGAACCATAATGGATATTGTCAGCGGTAGAGACCCCTATGAAAAAGAGTTTCACCAGGCGGTTTTCGAGGTGATGGGATCCGTAAAACCGGTGCTTGATAAAAATCCGGAATACCGGCATGCAGGCATCATGGAGCGCATTGTGGAGCCTGATCGTGTGATTCAGTTCCGGGTGCCCTGGGTGGATGACCAGGCGCAGGTGCAGGTGAACAGAGGGTTTCGCATTCAGATGAATTCCGCCATCGGTCCTTACAAGGGGGGCTTAAGATTTCATCCGTCCGTGAATCTGTCCATTTTGAAATTCCTTGCCTTTGAGCAGGTTTTTAAAAATGCTTTGACCACGCTTCCCATGGGCGGCGGCAAAGGCGGGTCCGACTTTGACCCCAAGGGGAAATCCGATTTTGAGGTGATGCGCTTTTGTCAGAGTTTTATGACGGAATTGTTTCGCCATATCGGACATAACACGGATGTGCCGGCAGGTGATATCGGGGTGGGTGCCCGGGAGATCGGCTATCTTTTCGGCATGTATAAAAAATTACAAAATGAGTTCTCGGGTGTACTTACCGGCAAGGCACTGAACTGGGGCGGTTCGCTGATCCGGCCAGAGGCCACAGGCTACGGCTCTGTTTTTTTTGCCGATGAGATGCTGGGCACCCGCAATGACAGTTTGAAAAATAAAGTCTGCCTGGTGTCTGGTGCAGGTAACGTGGCCCAGTATACCACGCAAAAGATCAACCAGCTGGGTGGGAAGGTGGTGACCCTGTCCGATTCCACGGGCTATATCTATGACGAGGAAGGGATCGATGAAAGTCGCCTGCAATGGGTGATGTATCTTAAAAATGTTAAGCGGGCACGTATCAAGGAGTACATTGAAAAATACCCCAAGGCCCAGTACACGGCCATTGATGCGACCCAGGACCACAATCCGCTGTGGAATCATAAAGCCGATTGCGCATTTCCTTCGGCCACCCAGAATGAGATCAATGTAAAGGATGCCCGGAATTTGGTGAACAACGGGGTGTACCTTGTGTGCGAGGGGGCCAATATGCCCTCAACCCCCGAGGCCATTGACATCTTCTTGGATAACAAGTTGCTTTATGCGCCGGGCAAGGCATCCAATGCCGGCGGGGTGGCTGTATCCGGCCTTGAGATGTCCCAGAACTCCATGCGCATTAAATGGTCCAGAGATGAGGTTGAAGCCAAGCTTAAAGGCATCATGCAAAGCATCCACCACGCCTGTCTGGATGCAGCTGAAGAGTACGGGACCCCCGGCAATTACATGAACGGAGCCAATATCGCTGGGTTTGTCAAAGTCGCGGACGCCATGATGGATCAGGGTATTGTTTGA